The Haloarcula laminariae genomic sequence CAAGTACACGCCGAAAAGCGAGCCGGCCTGGCGGACGACTTCACCTCGCGTCGACGCGTACGTGCTCGTCTGGAACTCGACGAACCGGTGGGGACGGAAGAGCGCGTCGAACACACTCCGGACGACAGAGTCCAACCCCTTGGTGGCCATACCATTTACTTATCTAATGCTGTGTTATAGATTATGATTCCTACAGTCAATGGTCTCATCCATAACAGTAGTTGAAAACATAATTTCTATATTCAGAATTTCCTCTGAACCTGACTGAGTTGAATCGGTAACTAGGACAGCGTACTGACTACGACTGGGGACCGCTGTGGGTTTGGGACGAGAGTCGCGTGTCAATTACCGAGACGGCTGCTCCATACTCCACCAACAATGAGCGCTATTCCAGCGGCCCCTCCGAGAACTCCAGTCCCCATCGACAACGGACTCATCGCAACTACGGTGTGTACCAGATAAACTGATTCATTGTGGCTAACAAAATAACTGTTCACAATGTCGTTTCGGTACTCGAAGTTGCTTCCGCTATCGGACGCCCCACGATCTGTATACGTCAATTGTGGTGATTGGCTGGCACGTGTGACGGCTGTCTGTTCTGCTGACGAGAGTGTCGAAAAAGGGACTGTATCAATGTCAGACGCAGAGTACGATTCCAAAGTGGATGCCATCGCTTCTTCGCTTGGTTCTTGTTCAATTATTGAAGTCGTGTGTGCTGGAAAGCCGAGATACAGTAATCCAACACCCGCCACCAGACTGAGGATACCGATGCTGAGAACAATCTGGGACCGCTCCAGCCGTGCTATGCCCATAACGTAATTGTGGAATATGTGTCTACTCTGTTCACATTTGTGTTTCACGTTTCGGTCACTGCTCGCACTGAACGATGTGTGCTTCACCACATGTGGCAGCTGTCTCACTCACTACGCTGAGACCGTATTTTCACCCACTAATAACCAAGACAGGAAGTTCACCCCCAATATACTGCTCGCTGGTCTCAAGATAGGTACGAGACTGGTTGCGGGCCGGTTGCCATTCGCAGGTCTAGTACTCCTGTTGTACTGGAGACAGACGCCGTCGCGGGCATCTGCAACCTCTAGTCTGTATCGCGGTACTACCGAATTGGAAAGTGATTTAGGCTGGCCTAAATAACTACTGTCCCATGACGGCCAAAGGCTCAGGGAAGCAGATGACGGGGGAAGGGAACGACGGGCTGGCCGGGAACGCCGTCGAATCCGTGGCGTTCCTCGCCCGTTCGGAGCACCGGCTTCACGTGCTCGATTTGTTGGCTGACGGCGACCGCTCCCGTGAGAAGTTGCGCGAGCGGACGGACGCGACTCGAGTGACACTGAGCCGCGTCCTCGGCGACCTCGAAGCCCGGGGGTTCATCCAACGACGAAACGTCGATGGGAACTACGAACTGTCCACCTTCGGTGAACTGGTTCATCGAGATTTCGCTCGGTTACTGGGCACGGTGTCAGTCGGGCAGAGCTATCCGGACCTGATATCACGACTCCCGACCGACTGGTTCGACTTTGACCTTCAGTGCCTCGTTGACGGCGAACAGGTCCACGGAGAGAGCGCAGACCCGCTCGCGGGCGCCCGGACTGTTGCGAACGCCATCAGGGAGGGGTCTTCGTGTGCATCGCTCGTCGGGACGTTTACCTCGCTTCCGATGCACGCACACGAGACGGATATCCGCGTCGGGGGCGACACGGATGTGCGCGTCGTTTTCGACTCGACCGTCACCGAAGCCATGCTCGAAGACCAATCACTACGGGCCAAGTGGCGGGGCATCGAGGACGCCACAGACTCGACAGTCTATTACAGCCTCGACCAGCGTGTCCCCTGCACTATCGACCTT encodes the following:
- a CDS encoding helix-turn-helix transcriptional regulator, producing MTAKGSGKQMTGEGNDGLAGNAVESVAFLARSEHRLHVLDLLADGDRSREKLRERTDATRVTLSRVLGDLEARGFIQRRNVDGNYELSTFGELVHRDFARLLGTVSVGQSYPDLISRLPTDWFDFDLQCLVDGEQVHGESADPLAGARTVANAIREGSSCASLVGTFTSLPMHAHETDIRVGGDTDVRVVFDSTVTEAMLEDQSLRAKWRGIEDATDSTVYYSLDQRVPCTIDLIDDERVFLTVDREQETGFDIISCSHPDVVAWADRVICEYRDSAVPLNQLSASAD